A stretch of the Flavobacterium sp. 5 genome encodes the following:
- a CDS encoding MlaD family protein → MKITREIKTAILVITSILLFIWGYSYLKGNDLFNSYKFFYAEYENVEGLAPSAPVTINGLIIGKVKSITLTEKGTLLVQLQINTDFPISKSSTAVIYDASLIGGKQLAIHPNYADKNIAESGDYLKGVIEVSLVDSLGDKVSPAMAKVEKLMSSADQLVVSFNEVLDAKGKADLKKSLAELSATMEQFHKVAANANVILEENKGQLKGVVTNFNKVSDNFVKISDSLNKADLGQTVKNLNATLSKVDGIMKGIESGKGTMGKLMNDDALYQNLAKTSRELELLLQDVRLNPTRYVNVSVFGKKNKPYVAPKDSITNVKN, encoded by the coding sequence TTGAAAATTACAAGAGAAATAAAGACAGCTATTTTAGTTATAACATCAATTTTATTATTCATTTGGGGATACAGTTATTTAAAAGGGAACGACCTTTTTAATAGTTATAAATTTTTTTACGCCGAATATGAAAACGTAGAAGGATTGGCTCCTTCAGCTCCTGTAACTATCAACGGGCTAATTATTGGTAAAGTAAAATCTATAACACTAACCGAGAAAGGTACTCTTTTGGTTCAATTGCAAATTAATACTGATTTTCCAATTTCTAAATCTAGTACAGCAGTAATTTATGATGCAAGTTTAATTGGAGGAAAGCAATTGGCAATTCATCCAAATTATGCTGATAAAAATATTGCGGAGAGTGGAGATTATCTAAAAGGAGTTATTGAAGTAAGTTTGGTAGACTCATTAGGTGATAAAGTTTCTCCAGCTATGGCTAAAGTCGAAAAGTTAATGTCTAGTGCAGATCAATTAGTTGTTAGTTTTAATGAAGTTCTAGACGCCAAAGGAAAAGCTGATTTGAAAAAGAGTTTAGCTGAACTTAGTGCTACTATGGAACAATTTCATAAAGTAGCTGCGAATGCAAATGTGATTTTAGAAGAAAATAAAGGACAACTGAAAGGTGTAGTTACTAATTTTAATAAAGTTTCTGATAATTTTGTAAAAATATCTGATTCATTAAATAAAGCTGACTTAGGTCAGACAGTCAAAAATTTAAATGCAACTTTGAGTAAAGTTGATGGTATAATGAAAGGTATAGAATCTGGTAAAGGAACTATGGGGAAATTAATGAATGATGATGCTTTGTATCAAAATTTAGCAAAAACTTCAAGAGAGTTAGAATTACTTTTACAAGATGTGAGATTGAATCCAACCAGATATGTAAATGTTTCTGTTTTTGGTAAAAAGAACAAACCATACGTTGCTCCAAAAGATTCTATAACAAACGTAAAAAACTAG
- a CDS encoding N-acetylmuramoyl-L-alanine amidase yields MHISKKIKIVFTFLIVMSMVDTYGQSNNFKVTLDAGHGAHDFGAVYSGRIEKNIALAIALKVGKILESYPKIDVIYTRKTDVFIDLVERANIANRADSHVFVSIHCNANKNLAADGTETYVMGMTKVASNLEAAKKENAVITLEKDYKQKYEGFDPNSPETMIGMTLMQEEYLENSISLASKVEDAFALLGKKLRHGGVKQAPYMVLHKAYMPRVLIETGFVSNTVEGELLNSEQGQNDIAKAIADAIISYKNEYFGDGGAETFGEKPSQILKENPVKDSETPIKSSQTPETNKTIIKKDTLGSIYKIQLSASKKKLALKPQNFKGLKNVSVIYEDKIYKYLYGEIADYEEAKNQLKDVKSKGYDSAFLIAFRNGKKISIQEAIK; encoded by the coding sequence ATGCATATATCGAAAAAAATAAAAATTGTATTCACGTTTTTAATAGTGATGTCGATGGTCGATACTTATGGACAATCCAATAATTTTAAAGTTACTTTAGATGCAGGTCATGGCGCTCATGATTTTGGGGCTGTTTATAGTGGTAGGATCGAAAAAAATATCGCTTTAGCCATTGCATTGAAAGTTGGTAAAATTTTGGAATCTTATCCTAAAATAGATGTTATTTATACAAGAAAGACTGATGTTTTTATAGATTTAGTGGAACGAGCCAATATAGCCAATAGAGCAGATTCTCATGTTTTTGTATCTATACATTGTAATGCAAATAAAAATTTAGCTGCAGATGGTACTGAAACCTACGTTATGGGGATGACCAAAGTGGCTTCAAATTTGGAGGCTGCAAAAAAAGAAAATGCAGTAATTACTTTAGAAAAAGATTATAAACAAAAGTACGAAGGATTTGATCCTAATTCTCCCGAAACAATGATTGGTATGACTTTGATGCAAGAGGAATACTTGGAAAATAGTATTTCATTAGCGAGTAAAGTAGAAGATGCTTTTGCTTTATTAGGAAAAAAATTGCGTCATGGCGGTGTTAAACAAGCTCCTTATATGGTATTACATAAAGCATATATGCCGAGGGTTTTAATTGAAACTGGATTTGTTTCTAATACTGTTGAAGGTGAATTACTAAATTCAGAACAAGGGCAAAATGATATTGCCAAAGCAATTGCTGATGCTATCATAAGTTATAAAAATGAATATTTTGGAGATGGAGGTGCAGAAACTTTTGGAGAAAAACCTTCACAAATACTTAAAGAAAATCCTGTAAAAGATTCTGAAACTCCCATAAAAAGTTCTCAAACTCCAGAAACAAATAAGACCATTATTAAAAAAGATACTTTAGGTTCTATTTATAAAATTCAACTTTCTGCCAGTAAAAAGAAACTAGCCTTGAAACCACAAAATTTCAAAGGATTAAAAAATGTGTCTGTAATATATGAAGATAAAATTTATAAATATCTATACGGAGAAATCGCTGACTATGAGGAAGCTAAAAATCAATTAAAAGATGTAAAGTCAAAAGGATATGATTCAGCTTTTTTGATCGCATTTAGAAATGGTAAAAAAATAAGCATTCAAGAAGCCATCAAATAA